Proteins encoded together in one bacterium window:
- a CDS encoding prepilin-type N-terminal cleavage/methylation domain-containing protein: MAIKKTDAFTLIELLVVIVLIGLMATFTIPRMMRRSPSVEWATILDELNNLVSFARQEAICTQRVHRLLIRRDKQNPTFVVVQDERIDFENPQKKIYNQVACDYFETRYELAPEITVNAVYLGKQNQFNESNEAFCYVISDGLVQEILMHCSRQEDKKVSQVSFKINPFLGEFSLLDGHVKPEK, from the coding sequence ATTGCAATAAAAAAAACTGACGCGTTTACGCTGATTGAGTTATTGGTTGTCATCGTGCTAATTGGTTTGATGGCAACCTTTACCATTCCGCGTATGATGCGGCGTAGCCCATCGGTCGAGTGGGCAACTATTTTGGATGAGCTCAATAATCTTGTCTCGTTTGCGCGGCAAGAAGCTATCTGTACGCAGCGGGTGCACCGCCTGCTCATCAGGCGCGACAAACAAAACCCAACCTTTGTGGTGGTACAAGATGAGCGCATCGATTTTGAAAATCCACAAAAAAAAATCTATAACCAAGTAGCGTGCGATTATTTTGAAACGCGCTATGAGTTGGCGCCCGAAATTACCGTCAATGCGGTATATCTTGGTAAACAAAATCAATTTAATGAAAGCAACGAAGCCTTTTGTTATGTTATCTCCGACGGCCTGGTGCAGGAAATTTTGATGCATTGTTCGCGGCAGGAAGATAAAAAAGTTTCGCAGGTCAGTTTTAAAATAAATCCGTTTTTAGGTGAGTTTTCGTTGCTTGATGGCCATGTAAAGCCGGAGAAGTAA
- the gspG gene encoding type II secretion system major pseudopilin GspG, translating to MNFVKKSSAFSMIEILVVVFIIGLLATLVGPNIVKLMTRGQRSAAQSTINSLKAALADYRMDTGTLPSQREGLQALVQNLNNNPKWNGSYLEGQNEVPKDPWGNDYVYNKPPQVFTNKYKTYEVYSYGSEEGQDNPQNKWIHAGS from the coding sequence ATGAATTTTGTAAAAAAAAGTAGTGCTTTTTCGATGATCGAAATTTTGGTGGTTGTGTTTATTATTGGTTTGTTGGCGACATTGGTCGGTCCAAATATTGTGAAATTGATGACCCGCGGTCAGCGTAGTGCTGCGCAGTCAACCATTAATTCATTAAAAGCCGCCTTGGCGGACTATCGCATGGACACCGGAACCTTGCCAAGTCAGCGCGAAGGCTTGCAAGCGTTGGTACAAAATCTTAACAATAATCCAAAATGGAATGGCTCATATCTTGAAGGCCAAAATGAAGTGCCAAAAGATCCATGGGGCAATGATTATGTCTACAACAAGCCGCCACAAGTTTTTACGAATAAATATAAAACGTATGAAGTCTATTCGTACGGCAGCGAAGAAGGCCAAGACAATCCACAAAATAAATGGATTCATGCAGGGTCTTAA